In Rhizobium jaguaris, a single window of DNA contains:
- a CDS encoding LysR family transcriptional regulator, translating into MNDRLLALKLFSRAGRVGNFSSAGRELGLSQPSASRLIAALEADVGAALFSRTTRAVTLTDAGATYLMRVEAILAALDEADHEARGTGELRGVVRVGTPISFALREIIPRLPAFMKQHPALKIELRVTDRYPDLVTEGIDVSIQFGALPDSSATARKLIRQPRILTASPDYLRERGTPAMPSDLAHHVVIISPAHPSPTFSFRKDGRVVSVRVDGQLAITINEGAIASAVVGLGIAASSESSARAELEAGELVRVLPDWDVGSMEVTAVFVSGKTIKPAARAFTDFLATELRN; encoded by the coding sequence ATGAACGACCGACTTTTAGCACTGAAGCTGTTTTCTCGCGCGGGTCGCGTGGGCAACTTTTCGAGCGCCGGCCGCGAACTCGGTCTCTCTCAGCCCTCCGCCTCACGCCTTATCGCCGCGTTGGAAGCCGATGTTGGCGCGGCGCTCTTCAGCCGGACTACCCGTGCGGTCACGCTGACGGACGCTGGAGCAACCTATCTGATGCGTGTGGAGGCGATCCTGGCCGCCCTTGACGAGGCCGACCACGAGGCTCGCGGCACCGGAGAGCTTCGAGGGGTAGTTCGCGTGGGCACGCCGATAAGTTTCGCGCTGAGAGAAATCATCCCGCGGCTTCCCGCATTTATGAAGCAGCACCCGGCGTTGAAGATCGAGCTCCGGGTGACTGACCGCTACCCAGACCTCGTCACTGAGGGCATCGACGTGTCGATCCAGTTCGGCGCGCTCCCCGATTCGAGCGCGACGGCGCGCAAGCTCATCCGCCAGCCAAGGATACTCACCGCTTCCCCGGACTACCTGCGCGAGCGCGGCACGCCCGCGATGCCGTCGGACCTCGCACATCACGTCGTGATCATCAGTCCAGCGCATCCCTCGCCGACTTTCTCGTTCCGCAAGGACGGGCGTGTCGTGTCCGTGCGCGTTGACGGTCAGCTCGCCATCACCATCAACGAAGGCGCCATTGCAAGCGCCGTCGTCGGGTTGGGGATCGCCGCGTCGAGCGAAAGTAGCGCGCGGGCAGAGCTCGAGGCCGGGGAGCTCGTACGGGTGCTGCCGGACTGGGACGTCGGCTCGATGGAAGTCACCGCCGTGTTCGTGAGCGGAAAGACCATCAAGCCGGCAGCCCGCGCCTTCACGGATTTCCTCGCCACGGAGCTTCGAAACTGA